In the genome of Prosthecobacter algae, one region contains:
- a CDS encoding prenyltransferase/squalene oxidase repeat-containing protein, with protein sequence MKLITVLSFALPSMLLAQSGTQPARHESLKQEIRLAYDRGLAFLKGKQNAETGQWGDAEPVAFTALAITSHLLAPGRQPTDALSPELEKAYAFLLKNVQPDGGIYVKARANYNTSLALTSLMLSPKPQDEQMLLAARRFIIGQQNDFDEKGKQDNPFDGGIGYGTPKPNNPAHADLSNTHFALEALYYSQALLADKGDAGKNEPQLNFGAAIQFIQNCQNRPETNKASWVSTDKADAGGFVYSPGETRGKDVKTPDGRTALRSYGSISYAGMLSFIYAGLDKSDPRVQAVIQWLSENYTLDENPGLGAEGLYYYYHTMAKALAIANVDYLKTKDGKTVDWRADLASKLLNLQQGDGSWANSAGRWMESDTTLTTAYMLMALARVHESL encoded by the coding sequence ATGAAATTGATCACCGTTCTTTCATTTGCGCTGCCCTCTATGCTTTTGGCGCAAAGCGGCACCCAGCCCGCCCGCCACGAATCCCTGAAGCAGGAGATCCGCCTTGCCTATGATCGCGGGCTGGCCTTTCTGAAAGGAAAGCAGAACGCGGAAACGGGTCAGTGGGGCGATGCCGAACCTGTGGCCTTTACCGCCCTGGCCATCACCAGCCATCTCCTGGCTCCGGGGCGTCAGCCAACGGATGCGCTTTCCCCGGAACTGGAGAAAGCCTATGCTTTCCTGCTGAAAAACGTGCAGCCTGATGGCGGCATCTATGTGAAAGCTCGCGCGAACTACAACACGTCGCTGGCCCTCACCTCCCTCATGCTCAGCCCCAAACCCCAGGATGAGCAGATGCTCCTGGCGGCGCGCCGTTTCATCATCGGCCAGCAGAATGATTTCGATGAGAAGGGCAAGCAGGACAACCCCTTCGATGGCGGCATCGGCTACGGTACACCCAAGCCGAACAACCCGGCCCATGCGGACCTTTCCAACACTCACTTTGCCCTGGAGGCCCTTTATTACTCCCAGGCTCTCCTGGCTGACAAAGGTGATGCGGGCAAAAACGAGCCGCAGTTGAACTTTGGCGCTGCCATCCAGTTCATCCAGAACTGCCAGAACCGGCCTGAAACCAACAAGGCCTCCTGGGTCAGCACGGACAAGGCAGATGCTGGTGGCTTTGTTTACAGCCCAGGTGAAACCCGTGGCAAGGACGTAAAAACTCCAGACGGCCGCACCGCCCTCCGCAGCTATGGCAGCATCAGCTATGCGGGCATGCTCAGCTTCATCTACGCCGGGCTGGACAAGAGTGATCCCCGCGTGCAGGCCGTGATCCAGTGGCTGAGCGAAAACTACACGCTGGATGAAAATCCCGGCCTCGGGGCTGAGGGCCTTTACTACTATTACCACACCATGGCCAAAGCACTCGCCATTGCCAATGTGGACTACCTGAAGACAAAAGATGGCAAGACCGTGGACTGGCGTGCCGACCTTGCCTCTAAGCTGCTGAACCTCCAGCAGGGCGATGGCTCGTGGGCCAACAGCGCCGGCCGCTGGATGGAAAGCGACACCACGCTCACCACCGCCTACATGCTCATGGCCCTGGCCCGCGTGCACGAAAGCCTGTAA
- a CDS encoding YdjY domain-containing protein: MSRLLGLLLPLAMSLGTLHAQDVSQGAKENATKQLAEAQQRLKKISGTEYELDGIRINASTREVRIPAKVELQRAPIEYLLVHETGKTHESVLTTAVSPTAIQVALLLANYQAATEGMLTKVPEAERPKIWKEEPPAKPKANQIKVNVQWKVGKETKSVPIADFVQHVDTNKPPTDLQSWIFNGSYLDERGFIGQHEGSIIAVWLDRGALINSPAEGNWRDDLWISLPANIPEIGTPVTVIITPVQP; the protein is encoded by the coding sequence ATGTCACGTCTTCTCGGCCTCCTTCTTCCACTCGCGATGAGCCTGGGGACACTTCATGCCCAAGACGTGAGCCAAGGCGCCAAGGAGAATGCCACCAAACAACTGGCGGAGGCCCAACAACGGCTGAAAAAGATCTCTGGGACAGAATATGAATTGGATGGCATCCGGATCAATGCCTCCACCCGTGAGGTGCGCATCCCCGCGAAGGTGGAATTGCAGCGGGCTCCCATTGAGTATCTCCTGGTCCATGAAACCGGAAAGACGCACGAGAGCGTCCTCACCACTGCTGTTAGCCCCACGGCCATCCAGGTAGCGCTGCTGCTGGCAAACTATCAGGCCGCGACTGAAGGCATGCTGACCAAGGTGCCAGAGGCCGAGCGTCCTAAAATTTGGAAAGAAGAGCCCCCGGCCAAACCGAAGGCAAACCAGATCAAGGTGAATGTGCAATGGAAAGTCGGCAAGGAGACCAAGTCGGTCCCGATTGCGGACTTTGTCCAGCATGTGGATACTAACAAGCCGCCTACGGATTTGCAGTCCTGGATTTTCAATGGCTCCTACCTGGATGAGCGTGGCTTCATCGGCCAGCACGAAGGCTCCATCATCGCTGTCTGGCTGGATCGTGGCGCTCTCATCAACTCTCCCGCTGAAGGCAACTGGCGCGATGATCTTTGGATCTCGCTTCCTGCCAATATCCCTGAAATCGGTACTCCTGTCACCGTCATCATCACCCCCGTCCAACCATGA
- a CDS encoding zinc metallopeptidase, whose protein sequence is MTMILLFLGTMALSLLASWRVRSAYNRYSQVRASSGYTGAQVAQRILDLNNIRDVSIHAMPGHLVDHYDPGQKRLVLSEENFHGNSVAALGISAHECGHAIQHQQLYAPLQWRMAAVGITQIASQVVMWIPLIGMLGGFFPYKLAITIMAIGFGIMMLFQLVTLPVEFDATARAKKVLASTGAVSAGPEYNAMSKVLDAAALTYVAAFVSSLGYFLYYILQMTGARGDDE, encoded by the coding sequence ATGACAATGATACTCCTGTTCCTCGGAACCATGGCCCTCTCGCTCCTCGCCTCCTGGCGAGTGCGCAGCGCCTACAACCGCTATTCCCAGGTGCGGGCCTCCAGCGGCTACACCGGCGCGCAGGTGGCCCAGCGCATCCTGGACCTCAACAACATCCGTGATGTGAGCATCCATGCGATGCCCGGGCATCTGGTGGACCATTATGATCCTGGCCAAAAACGCCTGGTGCTTTCGGAAGAAAACTTTCACGGTAACTCCGTGGCTGCGCTGGGCATTTCCGCCCATGAATGCGGTCACGCCATCCAGCATCAGCAGCTTTACGCTCCTCTCCAGTGGCGTATGGCGGCGGTGGGCATTACCCAGATTGCCAGCCAGGTGGTGATGTGGATCCCCCTCATCGGCATGTTGGGCGGCTTCTTCCCTTACAAGCTCGCCATCACCATCATGGCGATTGGGTTTGGCATCATGATGCTCTTCCAACTCGTGACCTTGCCGGTGGAGTTTGATGCCACCGCCCGTGCCAAAAAGGTGCTCGCCAGCACCGGGGCCGTTTCGGCAGGACCCGAATACAATGCCATGAGCAAGGTGCTGGATGCGGCTGCTCTGACCTATGTCGCAGCCTTCGTCAGTTCCCTCGGCTATTTCCTGTATTACATCCTGCAGATGACGGGTGCCCGTGGCGACGATGAGTAA